The Actinosynnema mirum DSM 43827 genomic interval TTGAACGTCTTCTCCATCTCCTCGCGCTCCACCCGCCCGCGCTGCGCGATCAGCGCGAACACCGGCGCGGGCGTCCAGGTCCCCCGGTCGAGCCGCGCGTGCAGCCCCTCCGGCAGGACGCGGGCCAGGTTCGCCGCGAGCCCGCCGCCGGTGATGTGCGCGAACGTGCGCACCTCGGCCTCGGCGGCCAGCGCCAGGCAGTCCTTGGCGTAGATCCGGGTCGGCTCCAGCATCTCCTCGCCGAGGGTCCGCCCGAACTCCTCGACGTGCCCCTCCAGCGGCATCCGCGCGATCTCCAGCAGCACGTGCCGCGCGAGCGAGTACCCGTTGGAGTGCAGCCCGGAGGAGCCCATGGCGATGACGACGTCGCCGTCGCGCACCCGGTCCGGCCCGAGCATGGCGGAGGCCTCGACCACGCCCACGCCGGTGCCGGAGATGTCGTAGTCGCCGTCGGCCATCAGGCCGGGGTGCTCGGCGGTCTCGCCGCCCAGCAGGGCGCACCCGGCCTGCACGCAGCCCTCGGCGATGCCCTTCACGAGCGCCGCGATCCGGTCCGGCACGACCCGCCCGACGGCGATGTAGTCCTGCAGGAACAGCGGCTCCGCGCCGCACACGACCAGGTCGTCCACGACCATCGCGACCAGGTCGATGCCGACCGTGTCGTGCTTGTCGAGCGCCTGCGCTACCGCGATCTTGGTTCCCACGCCGTCGGTGGAGGAGGCCAGCACGGGCTCCTTC includes:
- the purM gene encoding phosphoribosylformylglycinamidine cyclo-ligase; protein product: MELVDVTDSAKATYAAAGVSIEAGDEAVEKLKPWAAKAHRPEVLGGIGGFAGLFQLKLDRWKEPVLASSTDGVGTKIAVAQALDKHDTVGIDLVAMVVDDLVVCGAEPLFLQDYIAVGRVVPDRIAALVKGIAEGCVQAGCALLGGETAEHPGLMADGDYDISGTGVGVVEASAMLGPDRVRDGDVVIAMGSSGLHSNGYSLARHVLLEIARMPLEGHVEEFGRTLGEEMLEPTRIYAKDCLALAAEAEVRTFAHITGGGLAANLARVLPEGLHARLDRGTWTPAPVFALIAQRGRVEREEMEKTFNMGIGMVAVVSPEDVDRSLAVLTARHVPAWVLGEVTAGETGAVLAGDHPRF